A portion of the Mycobacterium paraseoulense genome contains these proteins:
- a CDS encoding amidohydrolase family protein → MEQDLQWLISVDDHIIEPPNVWVDRASAADRDRVPHVERINGVDTWVYERHRATVMGILVAAHQQPDDYSPLSVNYDDLPKVYFDPKARIPDMDEDHVIAGLNFPFFPRFCGQVFSQVQDRELGLKCLKAYNDYIIDEWCGAAPGRYIPMIIVPLWDTALAVAEVHRCADKGAKAIAFSENVHALGFPSIHSGEWDGFFAAANETKMPLCTHIGSSSVSPNTSPDAPFGVQSVNIGLNLAHSTTDWLFSGKLQKFPDLKIVLAEGGIGWIPYLLERAEHVASEYRYLRANNWTVDPATMRMSAIAADPAVFPESPRQLFRDHIYGCFIEDEFGAANLDYIGVENVMIETDYPHTDSLWPRSLEAALKSLEGRSDGDKYKVLQGNARRVFNFEPAPYPVAK, encoded by the coding sequence GTGGAACAAGATCTGCAGTGGCTCATCTCCGTCGATGACCACATCATCGAGCCGCCGAACGTCTGGGTCGATCGCGCATCCGCCGCTGACCGCGATCGCGTGCCGCACGTCGAACGCATCAACGGTGTCGACACATGGGTCTACGAGAGGCATCGCGCCACAGTCATGGGCATCTTGGTGGCCGCCCATCAGCAGCCCGACGATTACTCCCCGCTGTCGGTCAACTACGACGATCTGCCGAAGGTCTACTTCGACCCGAAGGCCCGAATCCCAGACATGGACGAGGATCACGTCATCGCCGGATTGAACTTCCCGTTCTTTCCGCGCTTCTGCGGACAGGTATTTTCGCAAGTTCAGGACAGGGAACTCGGGTTGAAATGCCTCAAGGCATACAACGACTACATCATCGACGAGTGGTGTGGGGCGGCGCCGGGCCGCTACATTCCGATGATCATCGTTCCGCTGTGGGACACCGCACTCGCGGTCGCCGAAGTGCACCGGTGCGCAGACAAGGGTGCGAAGGCGATCGCATTTTCCGAGAACGTGCACGCGCTCGGCTTCCCGTCGATCCACTCGGGGGAGTGGGACGGATTCTTCGCGGCAGCGAACGAAACGAAGATGCCGCTCTGCACGCACATCGGGTCGTCGTCCGTCAGCCCGAACACGTCGCCCGATGCGCCGTTCGGCGTGCAGTCGGTGAACATCGGTCTCAACCTGGCCCACTCCACAACGGACTGGCTGTTCTCGGGCAAGCTGCAGAAGTTCCCCGACCTCAAGATCGTTCTGGCCGAGGGTGGCATCGGGTGGATCCCTTACCTGCTCGAGCGGGCGGAGCACGTCGCCTCCGAATATCGCTACCTACGAGCCAACAACTGGACGGTCGACCCGGCGACCATGCGGATGAGCGCAATCGCCGCGGACCCGGCCGTCTTCCCGGAGTCGCCTCGACAGTTGTTCCGCGATCACATCTACGGCTGTTTCATCGAGGACGAATTCGGCGCTGCCAACCTCGATTACATCGGCGTCGAGAACGTGATGATCGAAACCGACTACCCGCACACCGACAGCCTCTGGCCCCGTTCACTGGAAGCCGCGCTCAAGAGCCTCGAGGGCAGGTCGGACGGGGACAAGTACAAAGTGCTGCAAGGCAATGCCCGGCGCGTCTTCAACTTCGAACCCGCTCCGTACCCGGTCGCGAAGTAG
- a CDS encoding aldehyde dehydrogenase family protein — protein MAIRQYENFIDGRWTSDNAGALIDVVDPATEELVGRVLDGGAKQAVMAIEAARRAFDEGPWPWMSVRDRARILKRFSEIMESRHDELRELIVSEIGSVGFLTDFLQVGGAIEASHYYSDFVEHDVTWVETPGGPTVSPTGLGGTVVVREPVGVVGVITPFNFPFSINLQKCLPALAVGCTVVLKPHPWTPMNALELARIGEEAGIPAGVFNVVVGGGDVGEELSTNPLVDMIAFTGSTETGKRIREVSARTMKRAQLELGGKSAHIVLDDVTESDVAGIGFGQVLMHSGQACVAASRLLLPEHLLDSYIDGVKAMAPNLTIGDPRDPATVVGPLIREQQRRRVEGYVQSALDEGATLVVGGKRPEHLSRGFFYEPTAFVNCHNKMRICREEVFGPVLTVQTYQSQDEAIRIANDSDYGLAGLVMTHNAARGFNVARQIRTGTIIVQCCGGGPADPGLNPGNGEGPGWSVPARGMFNGGGPFGGFKHSGLGREQGRWGFEEFTEIKSISWM, from the coding sequence GTGGCGATCCGCCAGTACGAGAACTTCATCGACGGTCGATGGACGAGTGACAACGCCGGCGCGCTGATAGACGTGGTCGACCCGGCCACCGAAGAACTGGTCGGCCGCGTTCTCGACGGCGGTGCAAAGCAAGCCGTCATGGCCATCGAAGCGGCGCGCCGGGCATTCGACGAAGGTCCTTGGCCGTGGATGTCGGTGCGCGACCGCGCGAGAATCCTGAAGCGCTTCAGCGAGATCATGGAGTCACGGCACGACGAGCTTCGCGAGCTCATCGTTTCCGAGATCGGCTCGGTGGGCTTCCTCACCGACTTTCTGCAGGTGGGCGGGGCGATCGAAGCATCCCACTATTACAGCGATTTCGTCGAGCACGACGTCACCTGGGTGGAGACTCCGGGAGGGCCGACGGTGTCACCGACCGGGCTCGGCGGCACCGTCGTCGTTCGGGAGCCCGTCGGGGTGGTCGGCGTGATCACACCGTTCAACTTCCCCTTCTCGATCAACCTGCAAAAGTGCCTGCCCGCGCTGGCGGTCGGTTGCACGGTCGTCTTGAAACCACATCCGTGGACGCCGATGAATGCGCTGGAACTGGCCAGGATCGGCGAGGAGGCCGGCATACCGGCGGGTGTCTTCAACGTCGTGGTTGGCGGCGGCGATGTGGGGGAGGAGCTGTCAACGAATCCCCTGGTGGACATGATCGCTTTCACCGGGTCGACGGAGACCGGAAAGCGCATCCGGGAGGTTTCGGCGCGCACGATGAAGCGGGCTCAGCTGGAACTGGGCGGGAAGAGTGCTCACATCGTTCTCGACGACGTGACCGAATCCGACGTCGCCGGTATCGGTTTCGGTCAAGTGCTGATGCATTCGGGACAGGCATGCGTCGCCGCGTCGCGCCTGTTGCTGCCTGAGCACTTGCTCGATTCCTACATCGACGGCGTGAAGGCCATGGCGCCGAACCTCACCATCGGTGACCCCCGCGACCCGGCCACGGTGGTTGGTCCGCTGATCCGTGAACAGCAGCGGCGGCGGGTCGAGGGCTACGTGCAATCGGCGCTCGACGAGGGAGCCACGCTGGTGGTCGGAGGCAAACGGCCCGAACATCTGAGCAGAGGCTTCTTCTACGAGCCGACGGCGTTCGTTAACTGTCACAACAAAATGCGGATCTGCCGGGAAGAAGTGTTCGGCCCAGTTCTGACAGTGCAGACTTACCAGAGTCAAGACGAGGCGATCCGGATCGCCAACGACTCCGACTACGGACTCGCAGGGCTCGTCATGACACACAACGCCGCACGCGGGTTCAACGTGGCGCGCCAAATCCGCACCGGCACGATCATCGTCCAGTGCTGCGGCGGTGGCCCGGCAGATCCCGGTCTTAATCCGGGCAACGGCGAGGGCCCGGGCTGGTCGGTGCCCGCGCGTGGAATGTTCAACGGCGGAGGCCCTTTCGGTGGTTTCAAGCACAGCGGTCTGGGGCGCGAGCAGGGCCGCTGGGGCTTCGAGGAGTTCACCGAGATCAAGTCGATCTCGTGGATGTGA
- a CDS encoding CaiB/BaiF CoA transferase family protein: MLHDVRVLELSLFSPDALGGHLADLGAEVIKIEQPGGGGFRGGLFPPDNVQNLQWNRGKKSVTLDLKSEKGVAIFRRLAADATVVIDGLRAGAAERLGLGYDDVVELNPTVVYCSLNGMGSYGPYAKLPTHGLSFDCFAGLNPPLIEADGTPRLSAGATGTTGVLAGPLYAAMAVLAALHSARRDGRAQYVEVSQVDAAIAWNFQKLTAHANGLFGYSDGVHASLRYQYYETGDGNYVVFNALEDKFWRRFCEAVDRIDLYERGRARLGDDPHADEHLRSELTAIFKSRSRREWTEFFIATDIAGAPAFESSDLLDDEHVKARGMAYEPSAANRPRLRLIATPIKTKPDRPFAAELPPAVGAHTDEVLTTLAGCDETELAALHRDGVI; the protein is encoded by the coding sequence ATGCTTCACGATGTTCGCGTGCTCGAGCTGTCCCTCTTCTCCCCCGACGCCCTCGGCGGACACCTCGCCGACCTGGGCGCCGAGGTGATCAAGATCGAACAACCCGGGGGCGGCGGGTTCCGCGGCGGACTCTTTCCGCCCGACAACGTGCAAAACCTCCAATGGAATCGCGGAAAGAAAAGCGTCACGCTCGATTTGAAATCGGAGAAGGGGGTCGCGATCTTCCGGCGCCTCGCCGCCGACGCCACGGTGGTGATCGACGGCTTGCGGGCGGGCGCCGCCGAGCGACTCGGCCTCGGCTATGACGACGTCGTCGAACTCAACCCGACCGTCGTCTACTGCAGCCTCAACGGGATGGGTAGCTACGGCCCGTACGCGAAGCTTCCGACACATGGGTTGTCGTTCGACTGCTTCGCCGGACTGAACCCGCCGCTGATCGAGGCCGACGGCACACCGCGCCTGTCGGCCGGTGCCACGGGCACGACGGGTGTGTTGGCCGGTCCGCTCTACGCCGCGATGGCGGTTCTCGCTGCACTGCACAGCGCGCGCCGTGACGGGCGAGCGCAATACGTCGAAGTCTCCCAAGTCGACGCCGCGATCGCGTGGAACTTTCAGAAGCTGACTGCCCACGCGAACGGCCTGTTCGGCTACTCAGACGGTGTGCACGCGTCGCTGCGGTACCAGTACTACGAAACCGGCGACGGGAACTACGTGGTGTTCAACGCGTTGGAAGACAAGTTCTGGCGCAGATTCTGCGAAGCCGTGGACCGAATCGATCTCTACGAGCGTGGCCGCGCGCGTCTGGGTGACGATCCGCACGCCGACGAACACCTGCGCAGTGAGCTCACCGCGATCTTCAAGAGCCGCAGTCGTCGTGAGTGGACTGAGTTCTTCATAGCGACCGATATCGCCGGTGCTCCGGCCTTCGAAAGCAGCGACCTGCTTGACGACGAACACGTCAAAGCACGTGGCATGGCCTACGAGCCGTCCGCCGCGAACCGGCCGCGTTTGCGGCTGATCGCAACGCCGATCAAGACCAAGCCCGACCGTCCGTTCGCCGCGGAGCTTCCGCCGGCCGTCGGGGCGCACACCGACGAGGTGCTCACGACGCTGGCCGGCTGCGACGAGACGGAACTCGCTGCGCTGCACCGCGACGGAGTGATCTGA
- a CDS encoding CaiB/BaiF CoA transferase family protein has protein sequence MNILQGARIVEIADEIAGPYCGKLFADAGAEVIKVESPRGDRLRRRGTGRRADDDGALFTFLNAGKRSAVGVYGEPHVDGLIAGADIVIDAGACGRIDHDELLRRLPHLVIAVMSPFGLTGPSRDKPATEFTLQAESGTMGLRARPDQPPLQAGGRVFEWVLGSYAAVGALAAYLSARAGGGGEIIDCSLMEACHLSASGFIDLYYALAGSPPISAPPRMTELPSIEPTADGWVGFNTNTRQQFESFLLMIERDDLLEQDAAWALAPTRFERMEEWNKIVRDWTTRHTTEEVVELASALRIPVAQVNNGRTVLQHPHFKARGAWRVSADGSFTHPLPPYRINGTRPGSSPKPGPRLGELGASECPWSSRKSEVTQSPVNLPLAGIRIIDATAWWAGPSSTHILAALGADVIHLESIQHPDGARMTAAAFIDRPDWWERSAMFLATNTNKKGLTLDLSSAKGRELFFRLVEQVDLVVENFSPRVFENFGITWEALSAVNPRLIMTRMPAFGLDGPWRNNVGFAQTMEQMTGMAWVTGHEYDQPRIPRGPCDPLAGMHSAFAMLVGLRRREQTGRGSLVEVSMVEAALNAAAEQAIEYTAYGTILSRLGNRSRDAAPQGLYPCRGDEQWLAVSVASDAQWAALKTVLGRPGWSDDPALDTHEGRWRAHDLIDKQLEQWAAGQDCTEVAATLSASGVPASPLYDARLSPQHPQMIARGYFEHVDHSIVGQHQVPTIPFRFRSVDRWCRTPAPTVGEHNESILKELLGLDETAIEELTAESVIGTRLRGIG, from the coding sequence ATGAACATTCTCCAAGGGGCGCGGATCGTCGAGATCGCCGACGAGATTGCCGGACCGTACTGCGGCAAGCTGTTCGCAGACGCTGGCGCCGAAGTGATCAAGGTCGAGTCGCCACGCGGCGATCGGCTTCGTCGCAGGGGGACGGGGCGGCGCGCGGACGACGATGGGGCTCTGTTCACATTTCTGAACGCCGGAAAGCGCTCGGCCGTGGGGGTTTACGGCGAACCGCACGTCGATGGCTTGATCGCCGGAGCCGACATCGTGATCGATGCGGGAGCCTGCGGCCGAATCGACCACGACGAATTACTGCGTCGATTGCCACATCTGGTGATCGCTGTGATGTCACCGTTCGGCCTGACCGGCCCGTCTCGCGACAAGCCGGCAACAGAGTTCACCCTGCAGGCCGAAAGCGGAACAATGGGTCTGCGGGCCCGGCCGGACCAACCACCCCTGCAAGCCGGTGGCCGCGTCTTCGAATGGGTCCTCGGAAGCTATGCGGCGGTCGGTGCGCTGGCTGCATACCTTAGTGCCCGTGCCGGAGGCGGTGGCGAGATCATCGATTGTTCGCTGATGGAAGCATGCCACCTCAGCGCCAGCGGCTTCATCGACTTGTACTACGCGCTCGCCGGCAGTCCACCGATTTCGGCTCCACCGCGAATGACTGAACTGCCCTCGATCGAGCCGACCGCCGACGGCTGGGTTGGGTTCAATACCAACACCCGTCAGCAATTCGAGTCCTTCCTGCTCATGATCGAGCGCGACGATCTGCTTGAGCAGGATGCGGCCTGGGCCTTGGCTCCGACTCGATTCGAGCGAATGGAGGAATGGAACAAGATCGTGCGTGACTGGACCACCCGGCACACCACGGAAGAGGTCGTCGAACTCGCCTCGGCACTTCGGATTCCGGTCGCGCAGGTCAACAACGGCCGGACCGTCCTGCAGCACCCACACTTCAAGGCGCGCGGCGCCTGGCGCGTCAGCGCTGACGGCTCATTCACCCATCCGCTACCGCCCTACCGAATAAACGGGACGAGGCCCGGCAGCAGCCCCAAGCCGGGACCGCGACTCGGCGAGCTCGGCGCTTCTGAATGTCCCTGGAGTTCAAGGAAATCGGAGGTTACCCAGTCGCCTGTGAACCTCCCCTTGGCGGGCATCCGCATCATCGATGCGACCGCTTGGTGGGCTGGGCCCTCGTCCACCCACATCCTCGCCGCATTGGGCGCCGACGTGATTCACCTCGAGTCGATTCAGCATCCGGACGGCGCGAGGATGACGGCCGCAGCATTCATCGACCGGCCCGACTGGTGGGAGCGCTCGGCCATGTTCTTGGCCACCAACACCAACAAGAAGGGTTTGACGCTCGACCTTTCATCTGCAAAAGGCCGAGAGCTGTTCTTCCGGCTTGTCGAGCAAGTCGATCTGGTGGTGGAGAATTTCTCACCGCGCGTCTTCGAGAATTTCGGTATCACCTGGGAAGCACTGAGCGCTGTCAACCCGCGGCTGATCATGACCCGGATGCCCGCCTTCGGTCTGGACGGACCGTGGCGGAACAACGTCGGTTTCGCGCAGACCATGGAACAAATGACCGGCATGGCCTGGGTGACCGGCCACGAATACGACCAACCCCGGATCCCGCGTGGCCCTTGTGACCCGTTGGCGGGTATGCATTCCGCTTTTGCGATGCTGGTCGGCCTGCGCCGGCGCGAGCAGACCGGACGCGGCTCACTCGTCGAAGTCTCCATGGTGGAGGCGGCACTGAATGCTGCCGCTGAGCAAGCGATTGAGTACACCGCTTACGGCACCATACTGTCGCGGTTGGGCAACCGGAGTAGGGACGCGGCGCCGCAGGGGCTGTACCCGTGCCGCGGCGACGAACAGTGGTTGGCTGTTTCCGTCGCATCCGACGCGCAATGGGCGGCGTTGAAAACCGTGCTCGGTCGGCCAGGCTGGTCGGATGATCCCGCGCTCGATACACACGAAGGGCGTTGGCGTGCACATGATCTGATCGATAAGCAGCTGGAGCAGTGGGCAGCCGGCCAAGACTGCACCGAGGTGGCGGCGACGCTGTCGGCTTCCGGAGTTCCCGCCTCACCGCTTTACGACGCGCGGCTCAGCCCTCAACACCCGCAGATGATCGCGCGTGGCTACTTCGAACACGTGGATCACTCGATCGTCGGTCAGCACCAGGTGCCGACCATTCCATTCCGGTTCCGAAGCGTCGATCGGTGGTGTCGGACGCCAGCGCCCACCGTCGGAGAGCACAACGAGAGCATCTTGAAGGAACTGCTCGGGTTGGACGAAACCGCGATCGAGGAGCTTACCGCTGAATCTGTGATCGGCACCCGACTCCGGGGCATCGGTTAG
- a CDS encoding ferredoxin translates to MRVRIDLDACQGHSRCALTYPEIFDVDDDAKAFVHVENIPPEWEDKALMAIANCPERAISMDE, encoded by the coding sequence ATGCGCGTACGGATAGACCTCGATGCCTGCCAGGGTCACAGTCGCTGTGCCTTGACGTACCCGGAGATTTTCGACGTCGACGACGACGCCAAGGCATTCGTCCATGTCGAGAACATCCCGCCGGAATGGGAAGACAAAGCGCTGATGGCGATCGCGAACTGCCCCGAGCGCGCCATCAGCATGGACGAATGA
- a CDS encoding glutamate--cysteine ligase family protein produces MGDRIDPSALVVGHDDEVRRRLELCVVAMQRMVDGGWFGGHEDTIGMEVELDLVDPLGRPRLINDAVLARLGRADMQHELGQFNVELNLAPRLLHGQVLRDSERELAEVLDACRARIERLGVRLVAVGMLPTLSADELTVERISHNPRYALLSGRMRAARHRPFLVRVIDGREPVEFKTDSVAPEAATTSLQLHLRVPPDRFAAYYNAAQMIAGAQVAVAANSPYLLARQVWQETRITLLEQLLDTRRRGEVRAAAPARVRLGDRWVSGPVELFDDLVRLYRPLFPTLEAEDPGAALGAGRAPALRELRLHNGTVWRWNRPVYDVQAGRPQLRIENRVLPSGPTPVDMVANAAFYYGLVRALVDSDPPPWTQMSIAAAEQNLHRAARDGLAARLSWHGDDRPADQLIRDVLLPAAAAGLDAWGVDASDRDRYLGVIEARARCGRTGAVWQTRTVRYLEEHGLQRIVALREMTRRYAEHARSGAPAHEWPVP; encoded by the coding sequence GTGGGTGACCGCATCGACCCTTCCGCCTTGGTTGTCGGCCATGACGACGAGGTGCGCCGCAGGCTCGAGCTGTGCGTTGTCGCGATGCAGCGCATGGTCGACGGCGGCTGGTTCGGCGGTCATGAGGACACCATCGGTATGGAGGTCGAGCTCGATCTCGTAGATCCGTTGGGCCGGCCACGGCTGATCAATGACGCCGTCCTTGCCCGGCTGGGCCGAGCGGACATGCAACACGAGCTCGGCCAGTTCAACGTCGAGCTGAACCTCGCTCCACGGCTGCTGCACGGGCAGGTGCTGCGTGACAGCGAGCGCGAGCTCGCCGAAGTGCTCGATGCGTGCCGGGCACGGATCGAGCGGCTCGGTGTGCGACTGGTCGCCGTCGGCATGCTGCCCACCCTGAGCGCCGATGAGTTGACCGTCGAGCGGATCTCCCACAACCCGCGCTACGCGCTGCTGTCCGGCCGCATGAGGGCCGCCCGCCACAGGCCGTTCCTGGTGCGCGTCATCGATGGACGTGAGCCGGTGGAGTTCAAAACCGACTCGGTTGCTCCCGAAGCGGCCACGACGAGCCTGCAGCTGCACCTGCGGGTGCCACCAGACCGGTTCGCCGCGTACTACAACGCCGCGCAGATGATCGCAGGGGCTCAGGTCGCGGTGGCCGCGAATTCGCCGTACCTGCTGGCCCGCCAGGTATGGCAAGAAACCCGCATCACGCTGTTGGAGCAGCTGCTCGACACCCGCCGCCGCGGGGAGGTCCGCGCCGCTGCACCGGCGCGGGTCCGGCTCGGTGACCGGTGGGTCAGCGGGCCCGTCGAGCTCTTCGACGACCTCGTGCGGCTGTATCGGCCGCTGTTTCCGACGCTGGAAGCCGAGGATCCCGGCGCCGCCCTGGGGGCCGGACGCGCGCCGGCCCTGCGTGAGCTGCGGCTACACAACGGAACGGTGTGGCGCTGGAACCGTCCCGTCTATGACGTCCAGGCGGGGCGCCCGCAGCTGCGCATTGAAAACCGGGTATTGCCCAGCGGGCCAACTCCCGTCGACATGGTCGCCAACGCCGCGTTCTACTACGGCCTGGTCCGCGCGCTGGTCGACAGCGACCCACCCCCGTGGACTCAGATGTCCATCGCGGCGGCCGAGCAGAACCTGCACCGCGCGGCACGAGACGGGCTGGCGGCGCGGCTGTCCTGGCACGGCGACGACCGCCCCGCCGATCAGCTCATCCGTGACGTCCTGCTGCCGGCCGCGGCAGCGGGGCTCGACGCTTGGGGTGTGGACGCAAGCGACCGTGACCGGTACCTGGGAGTTATCGAAGCGCGTGCTCGATGCGGCCGCACCGGCGCTGTCTGGCAGACCCGGACGGTGCGCTACCTCGAGGAGCACGGGCTGCAACGCATCGTTGCGCTGCGTGAGATGACCCGGCGGTATGCGGAGCACGCGCGCAGCGGTGCCCCAGCCCACGAATGGCCGGTGCCATGA
- a CDS encoding N-acetylmuramoyl-L-alanine amidase: MTATTSALLLCRDAWGARPARSGGKRHTITRMTLHHEAVVLGDNRYAPGHLRQDQRYHQDQHGWIDIAYHVGVDRNGNIYELRSTEIAGDTATDYDTTGHFLVLCEGDFDQEAVSEAQLQGAARAFAWAAQTFRVATATLAGHRDLAQTSCPGANLYAHLSSGDLKRRIDDLLAAGGVDLQRFCGSDAAARVAAIEAGN; encoded by the coding sequence TTGACGGCAACCACTTCGGCATTGTTGCTATGCCGAGATGCCTGGGGCGCGCGGCCCGCCCGCTCCGGTGGGAAGCGCCACACCATCACTCGGATGACGCTCCACCACGAGGCCGTCGTCCTCGGTGACAACCGATATGCGCCGGGCCACCTCCGACAGGATCAGCGGTACCACCAGGATCAGCACGGGTGGATCGACATCGCCTATCACGTCGGCGTCGACCGCAATGGCAACATCTACGAACTCCGGAGCACCGAAATCGCGGGCGACACCGCGACGGACTACGACACAACGGGTCATTTCCTAGTCCTCTGCGAAGGAGACTTCGACCAGGAGGCCGTGTCGGAGGCCCAGCTTCAGGGGGCAGCGCGGGCGTTTGCATGGGCCGCCCAGACCTTTCGGGTCGCGACCGCCACACTGGCGGGCCATCGCGACCTAGCCCAGACGTCTTGCCCGGGTGCGAACCTGTATGCCCACCTTTCCTCGGGTGACCTGAAACGCCGGATCGACGACTTGCTCGCCGCGGGCGGGGTGGACCTCCAGCGCTTCTGCGGATCCGACGCGGCCGCCCGCGTCGCGGCAATCGAGGCAGGCAACTGA